The following proteins are co-located in the Rhodococcus opacus B4 genome:
- a CDS encoding heme oxygenase (biliverdin-producing), whose translation MTTLNEADAADRGTVGFAERIKAGTDAAHRETEQSRFVGALLAGELTSDGYAELLAQTYLVYRELEDAGRAHAGSPVVSPFLHDELLRVPSLEADLAFLRGPSWRDTVSALPATTRYVERLREVAYEWPAGFVAHHYIRYMGDLSGGQIIRRMLERAYGYSTDGLQFYIFDEIPKPKVFKDGYRAKLDAAPLSPEDQRRVIDEVNLAYRLNGALFADLEAGIDRYLAR comes from the coding sequence ATGACCACGCTGAACGAGGCCGACGCGGCCGACCGCGGAACCGTCGGCTTCGCCGAGCGCATCAAGGCGGGCACGGACGCCGCTCACCGGGAAACCGAGCAGTCCCGTTTCGTCGGGGCCCTGCTCGCCGGGGAACTCACCTCGGACGGTTACGCCGAACTGCTCGCGCAGACGTACCTCGTCTACCGCGAACTCGAGGACGCCGGGCGCGCCCACGCCGGCAGCCCCGTCGTGTCGCCGTTTCTCCACGACGAGCTGTTGCGGGTTCCGTCGCTGGAGGCGGATCTCGCCTTCCTGCGCGGGCCGTCGTGGCGGGACACCGTCTCCGCGCTGCCCGCCACCACCCGCTACGTGGAACGGCTCCGCGAGGTGGCGTACGAATGGCCCGCCGGTTTCGTTGCGCACCACTACATCCGGTACATGGGCGATCTGTCGGGTGGGCAGATCATCCGGCGCATGCTCGAGCGCGCCTACGGGTACAGCACCGACGGCCTGCAGTTCTACATCTTCGACGAGATCCCGAAACCGAAGGTGTTCAAGGACGGCTACCGCGCGAAACTCGACGCCGCGCCGCTCTCTCCGGAGGATCAGCGGCGGGTGATCGACGAGGTCAACCTCGCGTACCGCCTCAACGGCGCCCTGTTCGCCGACCTCGAGGCGGGCATCGACCGGTATCTCGCACGATGA
- a CDS encoding aldo/keto reductase — translation MEQRSVGASGLRVSRLGLGTLTWGRDTDGDEAAAQIAAFVDAGGTLVDTSPAYGDGAAQRILAELLDDVVPRTELVLSSSSGINPAGPSRIDCSRRGLVAQLDATLRELGTDYLDMWQVATWDPFTPVDEVAATLDFAVSSGRVRYVGARGYLGWQLATAAGASRSTTLVATQVEYSLLARGVEEELVPAAAHHGVGVFAAVPLARGVLTGKYRNGIPVDSRGADEAHAQDVQSYLTDSSVRVVDAVVTAADGLGTSPLAVALAWARDRPGVASAVVGARDIAQLTGVLVAEELELPAAIAAALDDVSA, via the coding sequence ATGGAACAGAGATCGGTCGGAGCAAGCGGGTTGCGAGTGTCACGTCTCGGGCTGGGCACGCTCACCTGGGGCCGGGACACCGACGGCGACGAGGCCGCCGCGCAGATCGCGGCGTTCGTCGATGCGGGTGGGACCCTCGTCGACACGTCCCCCGCGTACGGCGACGGTGCAGCGCAGCGGATCCTGGCGGAATTGCTCGACGACGTGGTGCCGCGCACGGAACTCGTCCTGAGCTCGAGTTCGGGGATCAACCCGGCGGGACCCTCGCGAATCGACTGCTCGCGACGGGGTCTCGTCGCCCAGCTCGACGCGACCCTGCGCGAGCTCGGCACCGATTACCTGGATATGTGGCAGGTCGCCACGTGGGATCCGTTCACGCCGGTCGACGAGGTCGCGGCCACACTCGATTTCGCGGTGTCCAGCGGCCGGGTCCGGTACGTCGGGGCGCGGGGTTACCTGGGCTGGCAGCTCGCGACCGCGGCAGGCGCGTCCCGGAGCACCACGCTCGTCGCCACCCAGGTGGAGTACTCGCTCCTCGCGCGGGGTGTCGAGGAAGAGCTCGTTCCGGCCGCCGCCCACCACGGCGTCGGCGTGTTCGCGGCCGTTCCGCTGGCCCGCGGGGTGCTGACCGGCAAATACCGCAACGGCATCCCCGTCGATTCACGCGGGGCCGACGAAGCCCACGCGCAGGACGTCCAGAGCTATCTCACCGACTCGTCCGTGCGGGTGGTGGACGCGGTCGTGACGGCGGCCGACGGCCTCGGCACGTCCCCGCTGGCGGTCGCACTCGCCTGGGCCCGCGACCGTCCCGGCGTCGCGAGCGCGGTCGTCGGGGCCAGGGACATCGCCCAGCTGACCGGAGTGCTCGTCGCCGAGGAGCTGGAATTGCCCGCCGCGATCGCGGCCGCGCTCGACGACGTCAGCGCGTAA
- a CDS encoding heme/hemin ABC transporter substrate-binding protein: protein MKSMFRAFTNRSLFAVLVLLLVSVVAVSACSSGAGDNAGGTGGARTAVLDDLNPEPLASAATPALPVTVRSFDGVDVTITDASRIVTADRYGTLTETVFALGLGDNVVGRDIASEFPAAQHVPVVTPGGQSLNAEAILDLAPTVILTDTSIGPQAVQDQLRAAGVPVVYFDPTRTLDGVPGQITAVANALGVPEQGRELADRTENEIAAARSRAPEGENPLKIAFLYLRGTAITMIGGPGSGADSLIDALGAVDAGTASGITQQFAPITSEALIAAAPDVLLLMTGGLESIGGIEGLEKIPGVAQTPAGRNQRVVDMQDGVLLSFGPNTGRVLGALADAVYPAATR, encoded by the coding sequence ATGAAGTCGATGTTCCGGGCCTTCACGAACAGGTCGCTCTTCGCCGTCCTCGTCCTGCTCCTGGTGTCTGTGGTGGCGGTCTCGGCGTGCAGTTCCGGTGCCGGCGACAATGCGGGCGGCACCGGCGGCGCGCGCACGGCGGTTCTCGACGACCTGAATCCTGAGCCTCTCGCGTCCGCGGCGACACCGGCGTTGCCCGTCACGGTCCGCAGTTTCGACGGGGTGGACGTGACCATCACGGACGCGAGCCGGATCGTGACCGCGGATCGCTACGGAACGCTCACCGAGACGGTGTTCGCGCTGGGGCTCGGCGACAACGTGGTGGGCCGGGACATCGCGTCCGAGTTCCCGGCCGCGCAGCACGTGCCGGTGGTCACACCCGGCGGGCAGTCCCTCAACGCCGAGGCCATCCTCGACCTGGCGCCGACGGTGATCCTCACCGACACGAGCATCGGGCCGCAGGCGGTGCAGGATCAGCTCCGGGCGGCCGGCGTGCCGGTCGTCTACTTCGATCCGACGCGCACCCTCGACGGCGTGCCCGGCCAGATCACCGCGGTGGCGAATGCGCTCGGTGTGCCGGAGCAGGGCCGGGAACTCGCGGACCGCACGGAGAACGAGATCGCGGCGGCCCGCAGTCGCGCCCCTGAAGGCGAGAATCCGCTGAAGATCGCGTTTCTCTATCTGCGCGGCACCGCGATCACCATGATCGGCGGCCCGGGTTCGGGGGCCGACTCCCTGATCGACGCGCTCGGCGCTGTCGACGCCGGCACCGCCTCGGGGATCACGCAGCAGTTCGCGCCGATCACCAGCGAGGCGCTGATCGCCGCCGCCCCCGACGTGCTTCTCCTGATGACCGGGGGGCTCGAGTCGATCGGCGGGATCGAGGGCCTGGAGAAGATCCCCGGAGTGGCGCAGACACCGGCGGGCCGGAACCAGCGGGTCGTGGATATGCAGGACGGGGTGCTTCTCAGCTTCGGCCCGAACACCGGTCGCGTCCTGGGCGCCCTGGCCGACGCCGTCTACCCGGCCGCCACTCGATGA